In one Myxococcus xanthus genomic region, the following are encoded:
- a CDS encoding homoserine kinase: MAVHTALPREAFERVAEAFGLGAVREVTPIPQGSINTNHRVETQSGRYFVRHTTVRSADDLRFESALLAHLAAYHFPGPVQVTTRDGATFLELEGGRVSVFRWLPGEELRHPALTADHLERLGAELGKLHRDTQSFSGSRENPYGPETVSGWLEALVAHPDAELAAVARELQRDMETSRAARQGLEPRGVIHADLFMDNVKWLGDRVGAFFDFEMACREDYGLDVAITLNAWCFDGGQYLPELCRAFIRGYVDVRPLSAVERTNLFGHALYGAVRFTASRIRDYHLSPLPADKLVRKDYRTYLNRARALNAMGPEGFAALLGL, encoded by the coding sequence ATGGCGGTACACACGGCGCTACCCCGCGAGGCATTCGAGCGGGTCGCGGAGGCATTCGGGCTCGGGGCTGTGCGTGAGGTGACGCCCATTCCCCAGGGCTCCATCAACACCAACCACCGCGTGGAGACGCAGAGCGGGCGCTACTTCGTGCGCCACACCACGGTGCGCTCCGCGGACGATTTGCGCTTCGAATCCGCGCTGCTCGCGCACCTGGCCGCGTACCACTTCCCCGGGCCCGTGCAGGTGACGACGCGTGACGGCGCGACCTTCCTGGAGCTGGAGGGTGGCCGCGTCAGCGTCTTCCGCTGGCTGCCGGGCGAGGAGCTGCGCCACCCGGCCCTCACCGCCGACCACCTGGAGCGGCTGGGCGCGGAGCTGGGCAAGCTGCACCGCGACACGCAGTCCTTCTCCGGCTCGAGGGAGAATCCCTACGGACCGGAGACGGTGAGCGGCTGGCTGGAGGCGCTGGTGGCGCACCCGGATGCGGAGCTGGCGGCCGTGGCGCGTGAGCTGCAACGCGACATGGAGACGTCGCGCGCGGCGCGGCAGGGGCTGGAGCCTCGCGGCGTCATCCACGCGGACCTCTTCATGGACAACGTGAAGTGGCTGGGGGACCGCGTGGGCGCCTTCTTCGACTTCGAGATGGCGTGCCGGGAGGACTACGGCCTGGACGTGGCCATCACGCTCAATGCCTGGTGCTTCGACGGCGGGCAGTACCTGCCGGAGCTGTGCCGGGCCTTCATTCGCGGCTACGTGGACGTCCGGCCGCTATCCGCCGTGGAGCGCACGAACCTCTTCGGCCATGCGCTCTACGGGGCGGTGCGCTTCACGGCGAGCCGCATCCGCGACTACCACCTGTCCCCGCTGCCTGCGGACAAGCTGGTGCGCAAGGACTACCGCACCTACCTCAACCGGGCCCGGGCATTGAATGCCATGGGGCCCGAGGGCTTCGCCGCGCTGTTGGGCCTGTGA
- a CDS encoding tetratricopeptide repeat protein, which yields MGTEGRKDWQRRESLTSALVQVGVVAVLLAGAVVFFVHRGTVRKQTEEHLRAARTAAMRGNPADLARAMTELDALFQLDAEARDAQALAADIQTVLWLEHRQPGADAKAREHLSRAAQLESQSGERYGAHALHLLAAGKSAEAEQYLAGLEARGANNARLTLARALALQARGDLPGARQAFARAAEASWRDPRFTTAYGEALMDEGQYPQAVEAFAKATSVNPDHLLARVSTALAHTYQGRKMEEAQQVLSGVEARGAELTPGLKARAGALKAELALARGAPDEALSAADEALKAVPDEHYALFARARALAVKHDVQARAAFEAAVARRRNAPLLYLDGARALQTAGDTDGAVALLDAYEATFGPVQTTTPDGKKAGLLEKDSRYWLARGGVLEAASRQDDALVAYDKALAARGVELAQAQYAKGALLLARKDYEGARPLLAAVAPDSGAGTMAEAYTAMGDLLFAQGEHAAGCQHYFFGLARERAQGTPREALAERVEDIRKRLESAGQASMAKAWKAESSSLLE from the coding sequence ATGGGCACCGAAGGGCGCAAGGACTGGCAGCGGCGCGAAAGCCTCACCAGCGCGCTGGTTCAGGTGGGCGTGGTGGCGGTGCTGCTCGCGGGCGCGGTGGTTTTCTTCGTCCACCGAGGCACCGTCCGCAAGCAGACGGAGGAACACCTGCGCGCGGCCCGCACGGCCGCCATGCGTGGCAACCCCGCTGACCTCGCCCGCGCGATGACGGAGCTGGACGCCCTGTTCCAGCTCGACGCCGAGGCCCGTGACGCCCAGGCCCTGGCTGCCGACATCCAGACGGTGCTGTGGCTGGAGCACCGGCAGCCCGGCGCGGACGCCAAGGCCCGCGAGCACCTCTCCCGCGCCGCGCAGTTGGAGTCGCAGTCCGGCGAGCGCTACGGCGCCCACGCACTGCATCTGCTGGCCGCGGGCAAGTCCGCCGAGGCGGAGCAGTACCTGGCCGGGCTCGAGGCCCGCGGCGCCAACAACGCCCGGCTGACGCTGGCCCGGGCCCTGGCGCTCCAGGCGCGCGGCGACCTTCCCGGAGCGAGGCAGGCCTTCGCTCGCGCGGCGGAAGCGTCCTGGCGCGATCCACGCTTCACCACCGCGTACGGCGAAGCCCTGATGGACGAAGGCCAGTACCCGCAGGCGGTGGAGGCCTTCGCCAAGGCCACCAGTGTCAACCCGGACCACCTGCTGGCCCGCGTGTCCACCGCGCTGGCCCACACCTACCAGGGGCGCAAGATGGAGGAAGCGCAGCAGGTGCTCTCCGGCGTGGAGGCCCGGGGCGCGGAGCTGACGCCCGGACTGAAGGCCCGCGCGGGCGCGCTGAAGGCAGAGCTGGCGCTGGCTCGCGGCGCGCCCGACGAGGCCCTCTCCGCCGCGGACGAAGCGCTGAAGGCCGTTCCCGATGAGCACTACGCCCTCTTCGCCCGGGCCCGGGCCCTGGCGGTGAAGCATGACGTCCAGGCCCGCGCGGCCTTCGAGGCGGCCGTGGCCCGGCGCCGCAATGCCCCCCTGCTCTACCTGGACGGCGCGCGGGCGCTGCAGACCGCTGGTGACACCGACGGCGCGGTGGCCCTGCTGGACGCGTACGAGGCCACCTTCGGTCCGGTGCAGACCACCACCCCGGACGGCAAGAAGGCTGGCCTCTTGGAGAAGGACAGCCGCTACTGGCTGGCGCGCGGCGGCGTGCTGGAGGCCGCCTCCCGTCAGGACGATGCCCTGGTCGCCTACGACAAGGCCCTGGCGGCGCGCGGCGTGGAGCTGGCCCAGGCGCAGTACGCCAAGGGCGCGCTGCTGCTGGCGCGCAAGGACTACGAGGGAGCCCGCCCGCTGCTGGCCGCCGTGGCACCCGACAGCGGCGCGGGCACGATGGCGGAGGCCTACACCGCCATGGGGGACCTGCTCTTCGCGCAGGGCGAGCACGCCGCCGGCTGCCAGCACTACTTCTTCGGCCTCGCGCGAGAGCGGGCGCAGGGCACGCCCCGCGAGGCGCTGGCGGAGCGCGTGGAGGACATCCGGAAGCGGCTGGAGTCCGCCGGCCAGGCCAGCATGGCCAAGGCCTGGAAGGCGGAGTCGAGCTCGCTCCTAGAGTAG
- a CDS encoding nuclear transport factor 2 family protein gives MLKRFLAFSVLSLLAACAPKRIPGTDIVDNSDTRAILAVMEEYRTALEARDAQAIQKLVSPSFQDDGGTPNDPSDDLTAQNLVPYLERVFPRIQGPRIELNIRRIQVGDGVAAAIYYWNASWRMPSLHSRPMKESELEQMVLRKEDGTWKILTGI, from the coding sequence ATGCTCAAACGCTTCCTCGCCTTCAGCGTCCTGTCCCTGCTGGCCGCCTGCGCCCCGAAGCGCATCCCCGGCACGGACATCGTCGACAACTCCGACACGCGCGCCATTCTCGCCGTCATGGAGGAGTACCGCACCGCGCTGGAGGCCCGGGACGCCCAGGCCATCCAGAAGCTCGTCTCGCCTTCGTTCCAGGACGACGGCGGCACGCCGAACGACCCCAGCGACGACCTGACGGCGCAGAACCTGGTGCCCTACCTGGAGCGGGTGTTCCCCCGCATCCAGGGCCCTCGCATCGAGCTGAACATCCGCCGCATCCAGGTCGGTGACGGCGTGGCCGCCGCCATCTACTACTGGAACGCCTCCTGGCGGATGCCGTCGCTTCACTCGCGCCCGATGAAGGAGTCCGAGCTGGAGCAGATGGTGCTGCGCAAGGAAGACGGCACCTGGAAGATCCTCACCGGCATCTGA
- the plpQ gene encoding motility regulator PlpA: MSEQKTGPEHRQNGRAPIELKVDYKKLNSFFADYTKNISKGGTFIKTKKPLPIGTRFLFKLTVPHREAPFELLGEVVWSKADADEPGMGIRFIYSSEAQRVEFETVVEGLMSDSLGGELTEKLLNKPLHSHS; this comes from the coding sequence ATGTCCGAACAGAAGACAGGTCCAGAGCACCGCCAGAACGGGCGCGCGCCCATCGAGCTGAAGGTCGACTACAAGAAGCTCAACTCGTTCTTCGCGGACTACACGAAGAACATCAGCAAGGGTGGCACGTTCATCAAGACGAAGAAGCCGCTGCCCATCGGCACGCGCTTCCTCTTCAAGCTGACGGTGCCACACCGGGAGGCCCCCTTCGAACTGCTGGGCGAGGTCGTCTGGTCCAAGGCGGACGCGGACGAGCCCGGCATGGGCATCCGTTTCATCTACAGCAGTGAAGCGCAGCGGGTGGAGTTCGAGACGGTGGTGGAAGGACTGATGTCCGACAGCCTCGGCGGCGAGCTGACGGAGAAGCTGCTCAACAAGCCGCTGCACTCGCACTCATGA